One Dioscorea cayenensis subsp. rotundata cultivar TDr96_F1 unplaced genomic scaffold, TDr96_F1_v2_PseudoChromosome.rev07_lg8_w22 25.fasta BLBR01000980.1, whole genome shotgun sequence DNA window includes the following coding sequences:
- the LOC120255397 gene encoding uncharacterized protein LOC120255397, with product MAKFAFHGGLRVSVNGDLSSFSSESRDPLILRGFRWKRCQEKHGGTHMTGKGVRFRFSGDVRVYSAGKRSRGLKAEDLLDDDDDDDDDDDDDDEEEEVELYERDELSCFRGLVLDISYRPVNVVGWRRAICLEFMEKAEVLEYYDQTVSSPRGPFFVPAVLRVPHLLQVVKRRRVKNNLSRKRVFFRDNYTCQYCSSRDNLTIDHVLPVSRGGEWKWENLVTACSKCNTRKGQKTLEEVKMMLIKTPKAPKDYDILAIPLTTSAMNMLRTRKGVPEEWLQYLSKPSP from the exons ATGGCCAAATTTGCATTCCATGGGGGTCTCAGAGTGTCCGTCAATGGAGATTTGTCTTCTTTTAGTTCTGAATCAAGGGATCCATTGATACTCAGAGGCTTTCGATGGAAGAGGTGTCAGGAGAAGCATGGTGGAACTCACATGACTGGCAAAGGGGTTAGGTTTAGGTTCTCTGGAGATGTGAGGGTTTACTCAGCTGGGAAGAGGTCTAGGGGCTTGAAAGCTGAGGATCttttggatgatgatgatgatgatgatgatgatgatgatgatgatgatgaagaggaggaggtGGAGTTGTATGAAAGGGATGAGCTATCCTGTTTTAGAGGATTGGTGTTGGATATCTCTTATAG GCCTGTAAATGTTGTGGGTTGGAGACGTGCAATCTGTCTGGAATTCATGGAGAAG GCTGAGGTTCTGGAGTATTATGATCAGACAGTCTCTTCTCCTCGAGGACCCTTTTTTGTCCCTGCAGTGTTGAGG GTTCCACATCTTTTGCAAGTTGTTAAGAGGAGGAGAGTAAAGAACAACCTCAGTCGGAAGCGTGTGTTTTTCAGAGATAACTATACTTGTCA GTACTGCTCTTCACGGGATAACTTAACAATTGATCATGTTTTGCCTGTTTCACGTGGTGGTGAATGGAAATGGGAAAATTTG GTCACAGCTTGTTCGAAATGCAACACAAGGAAAGGTCAGAAAACTCTTGAAGAAGTAAAAATGATGCTGATAAAAACACCAAAG GCTCCAAAAGACTATGACATACTCGCCATCCCTTTGACGACATCGGCAATGAACATGCTAAGGACCCGAAAGGGGGTGCCCGAAGAATGGCTGCAGTATTTATCAAAACCGAGCCCTTAG